A region from the Methanomicrobia archaeon genome encodes:
- a CDS encoding N-acetyltransferase has product MTFFKHPTAIVESEEIGEGTKIWHFVHVREKAKIGKNCIIGKSAYIDTEVEIGDTVKIQN; this is encoded by the coding sequence ATGACGTTCTTCAAGCATCCCACCGCGATCGTCGAGAGCGAGGAGATCGGCGAAGGCACGAAGATCTGGCATTTCGTGCATGTACGTGAGAAGGCGAAGATCGGAAAGAATTGTATCATCGGTAAGAGCGCGTATATTGATACTGAGGTCGAGATCGGTGATACTGTCAAGATCCAGAATTT